The genomic segment ATGATCACTTTTCCTGTGGGGAGATGGCCGATGATGACCTGGAGCCTGCAGTGGTGAGCGCCGTGGCCCCGCCTGACCACGGTGGCTCAGGCCAGGGGCTGCTCCCGACTTGGGAGGTGTCTTCCCCTGTTCTGGAGGCCCCCAGACCGCCCCATCCTGGAGGGTGAATACCACCCAGCCAGTGACCCTCACTCTCTGAGGCTCGTGACCTTCACCCTGACATCGCCACCTTTTCCCATTCCCAAATCTGCCCTTGCCTGAGTCATACCTTCTCGGACTTCTTGAATGATTTCTTCTGGAAGGACGAAATTCCTCTCTGGATTTGGGAACGGAAGAATCTCAGACTCGTGCTAATGACaaataagggttttttttttttttagaagcaaagaagaaaatatgattttaaattatcacattttaaagaaaaggtgACTAGAGATGTAAGAGCCAACTCAGGAGTGACCAACGAGCACAGATGACTGtcctggggggctgcagtgggCAGGCGTGGGGCCTGAGGCCTTTGTTCTCTCTCGTGGAAACCaggcaaacaaagcaaaatggagGAGGCACCAGGAATGCTCATCAGGCTCCACTTGTTCCCCAGATCACATAGGCCCGGAGGGACAGAGAGCCAGAAACACCACCACCAGACAAAGGGAAAGGTGAGCTGGCGGGAagggtctctgggttgggaggggATTCAGGAGACAGGGCTTCTAGTCCCCAACTTGGGAGCTGAGCTGACAAGCCAGGTGGTCAGTGAGTAAGTGTGCCAACTGCCAGCCAGGAGCTTCACAAACCCTGAGAGCTCCCGGGCCCATGGTCATCCCGTGGGGTGGGATCCACAGACCCGTATTTACAAGGTCCCAGGTGACCATGGCATCAGCTCCATAGCGGTACTGGGGTCCAAGGAACTGAGGAAGGAAGGGCCACCTGTCCTGGACTGAGAGCCCCCTTGGAGGTCCCCACAGCTGAGTATCATGGGGACCCTGTGCTGGGCATCATGGCCTCAGCACCCTCTGAGCCAGCATCTGCACTTGAGAGCCATCTGTCCTGTCTACTGCACCAAAGGCCCCCCAGGACACGGGCCCTGCCGTACTTGTCTCTGTGTCCAGCTCTGGGCCCCAGTCTGGAGTGGAGATGCAGGAAGTGTCTGGGGGCCAGGTGACACCCCAACATGACAAGCATGGGGGTCCTCACAGGACCCAGGAATTCTGGGGAAGTGGGGCCCCAACTGGTGGGCACAGCCCTTTGGGGGGCCTGCTTCAGTTCAGCAGCTTGACCGCAAGTTTCCGGGTGCTAAGTGCGGGCTGGGGGTCAGAGAGATGCTGTCATTTCTCTCCCGTCTCTGCCTTGTGACAAGGAGGTGCAAACGACTTGCCCAAGCCCAACAGGGAACTTGTGGTGGTGAGGGTTAAGGACACAAGCGGGTCTGAGCTTCACTGTCTGCCTCATGACAAGCACCAGGTCTCAGTGGGAGGAGGGTTCGGTGGCGGTACAGCCCCGAGTCCTGCTGCCTGCTGCCACAGGGCCCTGACTCCTGCTGTTCCTCTGCAGGGAACACCCACCTGTCTTTTCTGCTGTCCTGGTTACCCAGTTGACCTGCTCTCCCTCAGACCTGGCATCTGGGGGTTCCCTGAGGGAGGCCTTCTGGTCACCCTGGTTCTCACAGAAGCCACCATATTCATCTCAATGTGACTCAGACCCAGTCACCTTCCTACCTATAGCACTCGGGAGTTTTCCACAGGACTGACAACCTAAGAGCCCCCTCCCACACAGGCCTCAGCTCTCTAGTTATCTCCTGGAAAGATCTTAACTGGACCTCCTCTCCCCCCCCTAAATCTAAGATAGGTTCAGTGCAATAACTAGCTACTGTCACCAGGCTTGTGTTTTCATAAAACTACCCAGAGCTATCTCGTTTAACAGCTGGTCACCTGTGGGACATCCTGGATGTCAAGGTCCCTGAGGCTAGGacctggtgggggcggggggaggcggtGTGGAGGGGGCTCCCTGCCAGCGGCTCTGGCTGCGGGGGTCCAGCTCACCAGTGCTTGCATGTCATACATGGTGCTCAGGTGGTCCCAGATGACCTTGGATGGGACCTGCCGACCGATGTTTTGGCTGAACTTGTCTCGGATGCAGATCATGTGGAAGTGCCGATTCACACCTGCAGAAGGAAGGGGTCGGCTTGTGGGGGAGCGGTAGGCCAGCTGGTAGGGTGGAGAAGAGAGGTAGGGGGCAAGGGGGAGAGAGCGGGCAGTGATTGCAAGGGTGTAGGGAGGCAAAGGTGGAGGGTGCAGGAGGTAGGAGGTGCGGGGGGGAGAGGTGGGAGAGGAAAAAGCAGGGGTCTGCAGCGGAGGTGTAACgaggggacaggggtgggggtgcACGTGAGGGCTGAAGTCAGCCGGGATGGGTGGCTGGGCACAGGAAGGGGGGAGTCGGGTGGGGGTAGGGTATAGAAGAGGACAGCGAGGGCAGGAGTGGGGGACTGCTGGAGGAAGCATGGGTAGGGTGCGCAGGTGGGGGCAGGGTCGGCGGGGGTGCAGGCGCAGgaggccccgccccgcgcgcccAGCGCGCGTCCCCGACCGTTGccggccgccccgcccccacGCGGGTGGGCCGCCCCGGCGCGGCGCTTTGCTCACCGACGGGCTTGTGGCCCAGCATGGCGTGGAAGAGGCACACCTCCACCTCGGGGCTCCACACCACCGTCTCCTCGGCCGGGCTGGTGGCAGCCTCCCCCGGCCCCTTGTCGCCAGCCGCACCGCCGCCGCCCACCTCGGCCTCCCCCATGGCCCCGCCGGCCAGCGAGGAGCCCCGGGCGGGAGCGGGCGCGGCCACGAGCTCCGCGCAGGCGCACTCGCGGCGTGGGCGCGCGCTCGACGGGCTCGCTCTCGGGCTATCGCGCGGCGCAGGCGCAGGCGCAGCTGAGCGCTGGGTCGCCGCGCCCCCAGGCGGCCGGGTCCCGCTGCGCAGCGCGGGCAGAGCCGGCGGATCAGGCGAAGGAGTGGGTTTGCGTAGACGGATGGAAATGCCCTAAATTAGATTGTGCCGGTGGCTGCACAGCTCGGGGTAAACCCCGCTGAACTCTGCGCTTACGATGGCGGGATTGCAAGCTGCACCTCAGtaagaagcaaagaagaaaaagaacaggcAACCTACAGTTCCTGCGAGTGGGGGCTCCAAGGGCTTAAACTGCCTCTAGCTGACCCTTGGCCTGAGCGCTGCACAGAGAGGCTCCTGCACACCGGGGCAGGGACGTCAGGGTACAGCCTTCCCGCCCCAGGCCTCCAGGGTGACCAGCATTGGGCCTTGCGGGTTAACCCTggccgggaggggcggggccaaTCGGGGCGGCCCGCCTGGGCAGTCAGGTGACAAGCTCAAAGCTGCGCCCAATCAAGACCGCCggctccgccccgccccgccccacccgcgCCCCCGAGGGCTTCTCCCCGCCCCTTCTCCGTCAGGCCGCGCCCACGCGGTGCCCGGGGAGAATACCCAAGTCGGGGAGCGCTCTTGCTCTTCGCCTCTCTCCCG from the Dama dama isolate Ldn47 chromosome 23, ASM3311817v1, whole genome shotgun sequence genome contains:
- the MRGBP gene encoding MRG/MORF4L-binding protein → MGEAEVGGGGAAGDKGPGEAATSPAEETVVWSPEVEVCLFHAMLGHKPVGVNRHFHMICIRDKFSQNIGRQVPSKVIWDHLSTMYDMQALHESEILPFPNPERNFVLPEEIIQEVREGKVIIEEEMKEEMKEDVDPHNGADDVFSSSGSLGKATEKSSKDKEKNNSDLGSKEGSDKRKRSRVTDKVLTANSNPSSPSAAKRRRT